The proteins below are encoded in one region of Belonocnema kinseyi isolate 2016_QV_RU_SX_M_011 chromosome 1, B_treatae_v1, whole genome shotgun sequence:
- the LOC117171231 gene encoding proton-coupled amino acid transporter-like protein CG1139 isoform X3, protein MPKAFAHAGFAIGVVGTAVIGFLCTYCIHLLIRSEYELCKRRKIPSLTYPTTAIEALRDGPRCLRPCAKISGTVINSFLLIYQLGTCCVYTVFIATNLKSAFDSFLKEDIDVRLYMLVLLLPLIFINWIRNLKSLAPLSTIANGITFASFGVILYFLFRNAPSIEGKSPVGKVADFPLYFGTVLFALEAIGVIMPLENEMNDPKSFAKPAGVLNIGMVSIIVLYIGMGFFGYLTYGDDVQGSITLSLGNEPAAKVVQILLAIAIFFTHALQCYVAIDIFWNGYLLPKMADSGKKTIIWEYVVRTGLVLITFLLAVVIPELELFISLFGALCLSALGIAFPAIIHICAFWETSTPMERGILVAKNMSLVLFGLLGLVVGTYTSLEQIITKFSK, encoded by the exons ATGCCAAAAGCATTTGCTCACGCAGGATTTGCTATTGGAGTAGTAGGTACCGCCGTAATCGGCTTCCTGTGCACTTACTGCATTCACCTTCTAATTAGGTCAGAATACGAGCTttgcaagagaagaaaaatccCATCTTTGACATACCCAACAACAGCTATTGAGGCTTTGAGAGATGGACCCAGGTGTTTGAGGCCATGTGCCAAAATCTCAGG aactGTGATTAATTCCTTCCTGCTGATATATCAACTTGGTACCTGTTGCGTTTACACAGTCTTCATCGCAACGAATTTAAAATCA GCTTTTGATTCCTTCCTCAAGGAGGACATAGACGTAAGATTGTACATGTTGGTCCTTCTTCTCCCGCTGATATTTATCAATTGGATACGAAATTTGAAGTCTCTCGCTCCTCTCTCGACTATCGCCAATGGCATTACTTTCGCCAGTTTTGGTGTTATACTCTACTTCCTGTTTAGAAATGCACCGAGTATAGAAGGAAAATCACCTGTAGGAAAAGTAGCAGATTTTCCTCTCTACTTTGGAACTGTACTGTTTGCGCTTGAAGCCATAGGAGTG ATCATGCCTTTGGAAAATGAAATGAATGATCCGAAAAGTTTCGCCAAGCCCGCCGGAGTTCTAAACATCGGAATGGTCAGCATTATTGTTTTATATATTGGAATGGGATTTTTTGGATATCTCACGTATGGCGACGATGTGCAGGGAAGCATTACACTGAGTCTTGGGAATGAACCTGCAGCTAAAGTTGTACAAATACTTTTAGCGATAGCTATTTTTTTCACACACGCTCTTCAATGCTATGTCGCgattgacattttttggaatggTTATCTGCTCCCGAAAATGGCAGATAGTGGGAAAAAAACAATTATCTGGGAATATGTCGTCAGAACCGGGCTGGTTCTTATTACAT ttCTTCTTGCCGTGGTAATTCCAGAGCTAGAATTATTCATCTCCTTGTTTGGTGCATTATGTTTATCAGCCTTGGGAATAGCTTTTCCCGCCATAATTCATATATGCGCATTTTGGGAAACTTCGACTCCAATGGAAAGAGGCATTTTGGTCGCGAAAAATATGTCTCTGGTGCTATTTGGTTTATTAGGTCTTGTAGTAGGTACCTATACAAGTCTTGAGCAAATTATAACAAAGTTTAGTAAATAA